Proteins from a genomic interval of Niabella soli DSM 19437:
- a CDS encoding chloride channel protein has translation MRIPISPTLQATMNDENSENQDRKNNRRLVYISSLAITVGIVISLIAKLLIYLIDLVTNISFFGQFSVANVSPAGNHLGPWVIIVPAIGGLLVGFMALYGSRAIRGHGIPEAMEQILTNDSKIKPTITYLKPISSAIAIGTGGPFGAEGPIIATGGAMGSTLGQLLKISHFERKVLLAAGATAGMSAIFGCPIAAIFLAIELLLFEFSAASILPVALACVTGAAGHHFLFGTHPVFEITHLIDSPSNKALFLLSIEGIIIGLLSVAVTKIVYWLEEIFEHLPIHWMWWPAIGGLVVGIVGYFQPNTLGVGYNNITDVLSGSLPLKAIALLCTFKFISWAIALSSGTSGGTLAPLLTIGGAAGALMGFVLQHFFPGIDISISLAALIGMSAMFAGASRALLTSILFALETTGQVNVLLALLAACSAAYLLSLFLMSNTIMTEKIARRGVKTPVSYKPDVLEQVHVKEMMNTDSLAISEESTIGEVKSWIAANPEYAANFYIVANNENGLTGLISSSSLYGEHQDPDQPVGSLIKRSNVWIRPTEPLRSAVKLMLQANVDVLPVVDAQFNIAGSIGYKNIIEAHKTVLNENEKQAAHISLKRQTLKLLVKGQRLIHKSSKD, from the coding sequence ATGCGCATTCCCATATCACCAACGCTGCAGGCAACAATGAATGATGAAAACAGTGAGAACCAGGACCGGAAGAATAACCGGCGGCTGGTGTATATTTCAAGCCTGGCAATTACGGTAGGCATTGTTATCAGCCTGATTGCGAAACTGCTGATCTATCTCATAGACCTGGTTACGAATATTTCTTTTTTCGGGCAGTTTTCAGTAGCAAATGTTTCCCCTGCAGGAAATCATCTGGGGCCCTGGGTGATCATTGTACCCGCTATAGGAGGGCTGCTCGTGGGCTTTATGGCATTGTATGGCTCAAGGGCTATCCGGGGACATGGGATCCCCGAAGCAATGGAACAGATCCTGACCAACGACAGTAAAATAAAACCCACCATTACTTATTTGAAGCCTATTTCCTCAGCCATTGCCATCGGCACCGGGGGCCCATTTGGTGCGGAAGGCCCCATTATTGCTACGGGTGGCGCGATGGGATCTACACTCGGGCAATTATTAAAGATCTCGCATTTTGAAAGAAAGGTATTGCTGGCAGCGGGGGCTACGGCGGGTATGTCGGCCATATTTGGCTGTCCGATTGCGGCTATTTTCCTGGCCATTGAATTATTATTGTTTGAGTTTTCCGCAGCTTCTATCCTGCCCGTGGCCTTAGCCTGTGTTACCGGGGCGGCGGGACATCATTTTTTGTTTGGCACCCACCCGGTGTTTGAAATTACGCATTTGATCGACAGCCCCTCTAACAAAGCGTTGTTCCTGCTGAGTATAGAAGGCATTATTATTGGGTTGCTGTCTGTTGCCGTAACCAAAATCGTTTACTGGCTGGAGGAGATCTTTGAGCACCTGCCCATCCACTGGATGTGGTGGCCGGCCATTGGAGGATTAGTAGTGGGAATTGTAGGGTATTTTCAACCCAATACCCTGGGCGTGGGCTATAATAATATTACCGACGTACTTTCGGGATCATTGCCGCTAAAAGCGATTGCGTTATTATGCACTTTTAAGTTTATCTCCTGGGCTATCGCATTATCCAGCGGCACTTCCGGTGGTACCCTGGCGCCTTTACTGACCATTGGCGGCGCTGCCGGAGCCTTGATGGGGTTTGTTTTGCAGCATTTTTTCCCGGGAATCGATATTTCCATTTCGCTGGCAGCCCTAATTGGCATGTCGGCCATGTTTGCCGGCGCCTCCCGGGCCCTGCTGACCTCTATTTTGTTTGCCCTTGAAACCACGGGCCAGGTAAATGTATTGCTGGCGCTGTTGGCGGCTTGTTCAGCGGCTTACCTTTTGTCGCTTTTCCTGATGAGCAACACCATCATGACGGAAAAAATTGCCCGCCGGGGTGTAAAAACACCCGTGTCCTACAAACCGGATGTGCTGGAGCAGGTGCATGTAAAGGAAATGATGAACACCGACAGCCTGGCCATCAGCGAGGAAAGTACCATTGGTGAGGTAAAAAGCTGGATCGCGGCTAACCCGGAATATGCAGCAAATTTTTATATTGTGGCCAATAATGAGAACGGGTTGACCGGGCTCATCAGTTCCTCAAGCCTTTATGGGGAGCACCAGGACCCTGATCAACCGGTAGGCTCTTTAATAAAACGCAGCAACGTGTGGATCCGCCCAACTGAACCACTGCGATCCGCCGTAAAGCTAATGCTGCAGGCCAATGTAGATGTGTTGCCCGTGGTGGACGCTCAATTCAATATTGCCGGAAGCATCGGGTATAAAAATATTATTGAAGCCCACAAAACCGTGCTTAATGAAAACGAAAAACAAGCCGCACATATCTCCCTGAAACGCCAGACCCTTAAATTATTGGTGAAGGGACAACGACTGATTCATAAAAGCAGTAAAGATTAA
- a CDS encoding Crp/Fnr family transcriptional regulator → MKESVPQDIQRSILYKYCMPEWLPVINDNKEAIAIKKGQPVFREADPVKGVFFILAGKVKIHQRWGAGKELILRFANDGEMIGYRGLGKERIYPVTATALEDTRLLYISLSFFESTLRVNPTLTYALMDFYANELEETEKRMRNMVHMEVRGRIAEALLLLRDKFGMTDQGFIDVKLTKQDIASYVGTTYETISRVTSDFEKEQLIKSNGKSIGILKERRLAGIARPEISR, encoded by the coding sequence ATGAAAGAGTCAGTACCCCAGGATATTCAGCGCAGCATTCTTTATAAATATTGTATGCCGGAGTGGTTGCCCGTAATCAATGATAATAAAGAGGCTATTGCTATAAAGAAGGGGCAGCCGGTCTTTCGTGAAGCGGATCCGGTAAAAGGTGTTTTTTTCATCCTTGCGGGAAAAGTTAAGATCCACCAACGCTGGGGCGCCGGCAAAGAGCTGATCCTGCGCTTTGCCAACGACGGAGAAATGATCGGTTACAGGGGACTGGGAAAAGAAAGGATTTACCCGGTAACTGCTACTGCCCTGGAAGACACCAGGCTGTTATACATCTCCTTATCATTTTTTGAATCGACCTTACGCGTAAACCCGACGCTGACCTACGCATTGATGGATTTTTATGCCAATGAACTGGAAGAAACCGAAAAACGGATGCGGAATATGGTGCATATGGAAGTGCGGGGGCGTATAGCAGAAGCCCTGCTGTTGTTGCGGGATAAATTTGGAATGACCGACCAGGGGTTTATAGATGTTAAGCTTACCAAGCAGGATATTGCTTCCTATGTGGGCACTACCTATGAAACGATCTCCCGCGTGACCAGCGATTTTGAAAAGGAACAGCTTATTAAATCTAACGGCAAAAGCATCGGCATTTTAAAAGAACGGCGGTTGGCGGGCATTGCCCGTCCGGAAATTTCCCGCTGA
- a CDS encoding NarK family nitrate/nitrite MFS transporter, with protein MRTFHITWLTFFICFFGWFGLAPLMPTIKENLHLTKSQIGNIVIASVSGTIIARLVIGKLCDTWGPRKTYTALLLIGAIPVLCVGLAKDYTSFLFFRLAISIIGASFVITQFHTSVMFASNIKGTANAVAGGWGNLGGGVTNMVMPLLFSVIVGFGYTQQEAWRYAMILPGGLMLVAALLYYRFTKDTPAGNYDEMQRAQPAVRTKTDYSVLKDRRIWALSLAYAMGFGMEITFDNVAALHFTQNFNLSQAAAGFWAGMFGMMNLFARALGGIFADKIGRKYGIRGKGLFLAAMLLLEGIGLALFAKAGSLPLAIVSMISFALFLKMVNGATYAMTPFINTKNVGLISGIVGAGGNIGGMLFGFLFKSETISYAEAFSYIGFMVIAAAFIILFTRFAKQRATASATTTLKPIVS; from the coding sequence ATGCGCACGTTTCATATTACCTGGCTTACTTTTTTTATTTGTTTTTTCGGGTGGTTTGGCCTGGCCCCGTTGATGCCGACCATTAAAGAAAACCTGCATTTAACCAAATCGCAGATCGGTAATATCGTTATCGCATCGGTATCGGGTACCATTATAGCCCGCCTGGTCATTGGCAAACTTTGCGATACCTGGGGGCCCCGCAAAACCTATACAGCCTTGCTGCTCATCGGGGCGATTCCGGTCCTGTGTGTGGGCCTGGCCAAAGACTATACTTCTTTTCTTTTCTTTCGTCTGGCGATAAGCATCATCGGTGCTTCCTTTGTGATCACACAATTTCATACATCCGTCATGTTTGCATCCAACATCAAGGGCACGGCAAATGCGGTGGCGGGTGGCTGGGGCAACCTGGGCGGCGGGGTAACCAACATGGTGATGCCGCTGTTATTTTCGGTCATTGTGGGCTTTGGTTATACCCAACAGGAGGCCTGGCGTTATGCAATGATCCTGCCGGGCGGTCTGATGCTGGTTGCCGCATTGTTGTATTATCGCTTTACTAAGGACACACCGGCTGGTAACTATGATGAAATGCAGCGGGCGCAACCGGCGGTACGTACTAAAACAGATTACAGCGTTTTAAAAGACAGACGGATCTGGGCGCTGAGCCTGGCATATGCCATGGGTTTTGGTATGGAAATCACTTTTGATAATGTGGCGGCGCTTCATTTTACACAAAACTTTAATCTGAGCCAAGCTGCTGCCGGCTTCTGGGCGGGTATGTTTGGCATGATGAACCTTTTCGCAAGAGCGCTGGGGGGCATTTTTGCCGATAAGATCGGCCGTAAATACGGCATAAGGGGCAAGGGCCTCTTTTTAGCCGCAATGCTGCTCCTGGAGGGGATCGGTCTTGCACTATTTGCAAAAGCCGGTTCGCTGCCACTGGCTATCGTCTCCATGATCAGTTTTGCTTTGTTCCTGAAAATGGTGAACGGCGCTACCTATGCGATGACTCCTTTTATCAATACGAAAAATGTAGGCCTGATCAGTGGTATCGTGGGCGCAGGCGGTAATATCGGCGGTATGTTGTTTGGCTTTTTATTCAAAAGCGAAACCATCAGTTATGCAGAAGCATTTAGTTATATCGGGTTTATGGTCATCGCAGCAGCATTTATTATTTTATTTACCCGTTTTGCAAAACAGCGGGCGACCGCATCAGCCACCACAACGTTAAAACCTATTGTTTCATAA
- a CDS encoding beta-ketoacyl synthase chain length factor, whose product MYIHKQFCIAPQPITGDLQLDAIAPSADGKMVAIEPALEGVPPGMLRRMSKAVRMGIGAGLPLITDTVPDGIIIGTANGGMEDCIKFLNQLIDYDEGMLTPGSFVQSTPNAIAGQLSLIKKNRNYNATHVHLGLAFENALVDAKMFLNRHPENTYLVGAVDEISSYNYNIDRLAGWYDPALNNKDLYAYDHTATIAGEGAALFLLNGTPEGALAKIAAIETLHTNDVQLVATRLGALLDKYPPTKNTILLSGENGDARFQHFYDAVEASCVALPVLHYKHLTGEYPTAVSFAVWLAANLAGNNKPPAALLKKGTLPEAIDQVVIYNNYHGKQHSFMLISKSRLTAALAT is encoded by the coding sequence GTGTACATTCATAAACAGTTTTGTATTGCCCCGCAACCCATCACCGGTGATCTTCAGTTGGACGCAATTGCGCCTTCGGCGGATGGGAAAATGGTGGCAATAGAACCAGCGCTGGAAGGCGTACCGCCCGGTATGCTGCGCCGCATGAGTAAGGCGGTACGCATGGGCATTGGCGCGGGTTTGCCCTTAATAACAGATACGGTTCCGGACGGTATCATCATCGGCACTGCCAATGGAGGCATGGAGGATTGCATAAAATTCCTGAACCAGCTCATCGACTATGATGAAGGAATGCTGACGCCCGGAAGTTTTGTACAAAGCACCCCCAATGCTATTGCGGGCCAACTGAGCCTTATTAAAAAAAACCGCAATTATAATGCTACGCATGTGCACCTGGGACTGGCATTTGAAAATGCACTTGTCGATGCAAAGATGTTTTTGAACCGTCACCCGGAAAACACCTACCTGGTGGGCGCTGTGGATGAAATATCGAGCTATAATTATAATATTGACCGCCTGGCGGGATGGTATGACCCCGCGTTAAATAATAAAGACCTTTATGCCTACGATCATACCGCAACCATTGCAGGAGAAGGCGCGGCACTTTTTTTACTGAATGGAACACCGGAAGGCGCATTGGCAAAAATTGCTGCAATTGAAACATTGCATACCAACGATGTGCAGTTGGTTGCAACACGCCTGGGCGCTTTATTGGACAAATACCCCCCCACAAAGAATACGATATTATTGTCTGGCGAAAACGGCGATGCCCGGTTCCAGCACTTTTACGATGCCGTTGAAGCGTCATGCGTTGCGCTGCCCGTGCTGCATTATAAACATTTAACGGGTGAATACCCTACCGCGGTATCTTTCGCCGTATGGCTGGCAGCCAATTTGGCCGGGAACAACAAACCCCCGGCAGCGCTGCTCAAAAAAGGAACACTGCCGGAAGCGATAGACCAGGTGGTTATTTATAATAACTACCACGGAAAGCAACATAGTTTTATGCTTATCTCAAAGTCCCGTTTAACAGCAGCACTTGCTACATAA
- a CDS encoding nitrate reductase, with the protein MHHPINAHENNTTTCCYCGVGCGIVAHKDQLGRLQVEGDKDYPVNKGMLCSKGMNLHYTVNDYSDRLLYPEMRYSRNLPRQRVSWEMALERTAAVFRTLIDKYGPDSVAFYASGQCLTEEYYIVNKLIKGYIGSNNIDTNSRLCMSSAVVGYKMSLGEDSVPVSYEDLEVADVIFVAGANPAWCHPVLWRRVEAARQTNPDLKIIVSDPRKTQTCSIADVHLQLHPGTDITLHHAIGRALIEKGYIDADFVNDHTEGFAQYRKQVFSKTIAEAAQVCGVEEEAIRQVADYIGRARGFMTLWTMGLNQSVVGVNKNLSLINLNLITGHIGKPGSGPLSLTGQPNAMGGREVGGLSNLLPAHRDLLNVQHRREVEDFWGIRPGTISDKPGLTATEMFDALEDGRLKAIWILCTNPLISLPDVRKAEAALKKAKFVVVQEISNKPETLAYADVVLPAAAWTEKEGTMTNAERRISYLNKIMEAPGEALPDATILCRFAQKMGFTGFDFENTAAIFNEHGALTAGTRMDISALNYELLKARRSVQWPFTEAAGKQGTSRLFEDHQFYTTSHRAQIHSFPDDNHSETPSPDYPLILTTGRIRDQWHTMSKTGKVNKLKQHISESFLEIHPEDATPRQIKENDLVVIKSRRGEVRIKARLSDTIKQGVVFLPMHWGKILGKDGNRANNLTNNLVDPKSKEPDFKFSAVAVYRYQKPKQKIIVIGAGAGACGFVKSYRQLNAEDTIEVFSKENHPFYNRVLLPDYITGTLQWSNLVKMSSEEEAEYRIKLHRGVSITAIDREAKTVTDTNGSLHHYDILILATGSRAALLKEVPPIKGIFTMRSRTDADAFKNHLAPTRGKVVIVGGGLLGVELAASLREASTEAILLHRSSRLMDRQLDPLGSQLLQEELADKGVELYFNDEIERFTGTGVIDGIRLKSGRFIQCQAIVFAIGTIPNIELAKTCGLSCRRGVIVDDYLQTNDPNIFAIGEIAEFKGMLYGITAAAEQQAEIVAQYLNGDIARFYTGSLLMNILKMHGTDLCSLGVTECPDDPAYEEVVFIDKAKRFYKKCIIHNDRLVGAILIGDKNEFLEYRSLIEGKTELSEKRLQLLRSGKMQEPVIGKLVCSCNNVGEGNLVNKIKEGCKDHLQLCQLTGAGMGCGSCRPEVKQILETITTIKKEQPALPSPQFV; encoded by the coding sequence ATGCATCACCCAATCAATGCTCATGAAAATAATACTACAACCTGCTGCTATTGCGGCGTGGGTTGTGGCATTGTGGCGCATAAGGATCAACTGGGGCGGCTGCAGGTGGAAGGTGATAAAGACTATCCGGTTAACAAAGGCATGCTTTGCAGTAAGGGAATGAACCTCCATTATACCGTGAACGATTACAGCGACCGGTTGCTGTACCCCGAAATGCGTTATAGTCGCAACCTGCCGCGGCAGCGGGTTTCATGGGAAATGGCATTGGAACGAACCGCTGCAGTATTTAGAACACTTATCGATAAATACGGGCCTGACTCGGTGGCTTTTTATGCCTCCGGCCAATGTCTTACCGAGGAATACTACATTGTAAACAAACTGATAAAAGGCTACATCGGCAGTAATAATATCGATACGAATTCCCGGTTATGCATGAGCAGCGCGGTGGTGGGCTACAAAATGAGCCTGGGGGAAGACAGCGTACCGGTGAGTTATGAAGACCTGGAGGTGGCTGATGTTATTTTTGTTGCCGGCGCCAACCCGGCCTGGTGCCATCCGGTTTTATGGCGGCGGGTGGAGGCAGCGCGGCAAACCAATCCGGACCTGAAGATCATTGTGAGTGATCCCCGGAAAACCCAGACCTGTTCCATAGCCGATGTGCACCTGCAGCTTCATCCCGGAACGGATATTACCCTGCATCATGCCATCGGGCGGGCACTGATTGAAAAAGGATACATCGACGCAGATTTTGTCAACGATCATACGGAAGGATTTGCTCAATACCGGAAGCAGGTTTTTTCAAAGACCATTGCCGAAGCGGCACAGGTCTGCGGCGTTGAAGAAGAAGCCATCAGGCAAGTGGCTGATTATATTGGCCGGGCCCGCGGATTCATGACGCTATGGACGATGGGCCTCAATCAGAGTGTGGTGGGCGTGAATAAGAACCTCTCGCTTATCAACCTCAACCTTATCACCGGGCATATTGGCAAACCCGGCTCCGGCCCTTTGTCTTTAACCGGTCAGCCTAATGCTATGGGTGGCCGCGAAGTAGGGGGCTTAAGTAATCTGTTGCCGGCGCATCGGGACCTGCTTAACGTACAGCACCGCCGGGAGGTAGAAGATTTTTGGGGAATAAGGCCTGGCACCATTTCAGACAAACCCGGTCTCACCGCTACAGAAATGTTTGATGCACTCGAAGACGGGCGGCTGAAAGCGATCTGGATCCTTTGTACCAATCCGCTTATTAGTTTGCCCGACGTCCGCAAGGCGGAAGCCGCACTGAAGAAAGCAAAATTTGTAGTGGTGCAGGAGATCAGCAATAAACCCGAAACCCTGGCATACGCGGATGTGGTATTGCCGGCCGCTGCCTGGACGGAGAAAGAGGGCACCATGACCAATGCAGAACGCCGCATCAGCTATCTGAATAAGATCATGGAAGCACCGGGAGAAGCATTGCCCGATGCCACAATACTTTGTCGCTTTGCTCAAAAAATGGGATTTACCGGTTTTGATTTTGAAAATACAGCAGCAATTTTTAATGAACATGGCGCACTAACGGCTGGAACACGTATGGATATCAGCGCGCTGAATTACGAGTTGCTGAAAGCGCGCCGCAGCGTGCAATGGCCGTTTACCGAGGCCGCCGGAAAGCAGGGTACCTCCCGGCTTTTTGAAGACCATCAATTCTACACGACATCTCACCGGGCGCAGATCCACTCGTTCCCGGACGACAATCATTCTGAAACGCCATCACCCGATTATCCGTTGATCCTTACCACGGGCCGCATCCGCGATCAGTGGCATACCATGAGCAAGACCGGAAAAGTAAATAAACTGAAGCAACATATTTCCGAGTCGTTTTTAGAAATACATCCTGAAGACGCCACACCGCGTCAGATAAAAGAAAACGACCTGGTAGTAATAAAAAGCAGGCGCGGCGAAGTACGTATAAAAGCCAGACTGTCCGACACCATCAAACAGGGGGTCGTTTTTTTACCCATGCATTGGGGCAAAATCTTGGGTAAAGACGGCAACAGGGCCAACAATCTCACCAATAATTTGGTAGACCCTAAAAGCAAGGAACCGGATTTTAAATTCTCGGCCGTGGCCGTGTACCGCTACCAGAAACCAAAACAAAAGATCATTGTGATCGGCGCAGGTGCGGGCGCCTGTGGTTTTGTAAAAAGTTATCGGCAGCTTAATGCTGAAGATACGATTGAAGTATTCAGCAAAGAAAATCACCCTTTTTATAACCGCGTGCTGTTGCCGGATTATATTACGGGTACGCTTCAATGGAGCAACCTTGTCAAAATGAGCAGCGAAGAAGAAGCGGAGTATCGCATCAAACTGCACAGAGGCGTAAGCATTACAGCTATCGACCGGGAAGCCAAAACCGTCACGGATACTAACGGATCGCTGCATCATTATGATATACTCATCCTGGCTACGGGGAGCCGTGCTGCATTGTTAAAAGAGGTTCCCCCAATAAAAGGTATTTTTACCATGCGCAGCAGGACAGATGCAGATGCCTTTAAAAACCATTTAGCGCCCACGAGAGGAAAAGTGGTCATTGTAGGCGGCGGCTTGTTAGGAGTGGAGTTGGCAGCTTCTTTACGCGAAGCAAGTACGGAAGCGATCTTGTTGCATCGCTCCTCCCGCTTAATGGACCGCCAGCTCGATCCCCTGGGTAGCCAGTTGCTCCAGGAAGAATTGGCCGATAAAGGTGTGGAACTGTATTTTAATGATGAGATAGAGCGCTTCACCGGCACTGGTGTTATTGATGGCATACGCCTGAAAAGCGGCCGTTTTATTCAATGCCAGGCAATTGTATTTGCCATTGGCACGATACCCAATATTGAACTGGCCAAAACCTGCGGATTGAGCTGCCGCAGAGGGGTCATTGTGGATGACTATTTACAGACCAATGATCCAAACATTTTCGCCATTGGTGAAATAGCTGAATTTAAAGGCATGCTTTACGGTATTACTGCGGCCGCTGAACAGCAGGCGGAAATTGTAGCGCAATACCTCAACGGGGATATTGCCCGGTTTTATACCGGCTCCCTGCTGATGAATATTTTAAAAATGCACGGAACGGATCTGTGCTCACTGGGCGTTACGGAATGTCCTGACGACCCGGCCTATGAAGAAGTGGTGTTTATCGACAAGGCCAAGCGCTTTTATAAAAAATGCATCATTCATAACGACCGCCTGGTGGGCGCTATTTTGATCGGGGATAAAAATGAATTTCTGGAATACCGTTCTTTAATTGAAGGCAAAACAGAGCTCAGTGAAAAACGGCTGCAGTTGCTGCGATCGGGCAAGATGCAGGAGCCCGTAATAGGAAAGCTGGTTTGCAGTTGTAATAATGTGGGGGAAGGCAATCTTGTTAATAAGATTAAAGAAGGATGTAAAGATCACCTGCAGCTTTGCCAGCTTACGGGCGCAGGCATGGGCTGTGGCAGTTGCCGCCCCGAGGTAAAACAAATACTGGAAACAATAACAACTATTAAAAAGGAGCAGCCCGCTTTGCCCAGCCCCCAATTCGTATGA